A single Elaeis guineensis isolate ETL-2024a chromosome 15, EG11, whole genome shotgun sequence DNA region contains:
- the LOC105058511 gene encoding uncharacterized protein isoform X2 — translation MNTRVRMAVQGMRAPPKHVKEMEKEKKIEMQGSRLMDAGKGLNRCQSRRERKIALQQDVDKLKKKLRDEENLHRALERAFTRPLGALPRLPPYLPSKTLELLAEVAVLEEEVVRLEEQVVNFRQGLYQEAIYISSSKKTKESTSDSYCDPNQCQNSKTMEQVKNCAHLANSETANISKTLVSMRWSSDADANAPSSNRFVNGKRMPKKPNSCLALLEDHHGKENHLNTYAAGNCKQSPVKRVSKMRMVAPLEKHPDVKPGCQVMNRGVEERFCGASDEANESSGPNKLSEDVLKCLVSIFSRTSSPKNAVEELEMSPSVSGSSESSEDTGFRDPYGICLEFGRRDIGPYKHCRAVESSSINPNVVMSAPLLTRRLKLLLRKLAFVDLSGLTHLQKLAFWINIYNSCMMNAFLEQGLPTSPQMVVALMSKAMINVGGHFLSAMTIEHFILRLPYHSKHAYSKGSKSDDMNTRGIFALEWPEPLVTFALSCGSWSSPALVQTVLIWLLLVVPMCFIFSLSALHKTKRNDKGSPRH, via the exons atgAATACCAGAGTCCGGATGGCAGTGCAGGGCATGAGAGCTCCACCGAAGCATGTTAAA GaaatggagaaggagaagaagattgaGATGCAGGGGAGTAGATTAATGGATGCAGGGAAGGGGCTCAATCGATGCCAGTccagaagggagaggaagattgCATTGCAGCAAGAT GTTGATAAGCTAAAAAAGAAGCTTAGAGATGAAGAGAATCTCCACAGAGCTTTGGAGAGGGCTTTCACTCGACCTTTGGGTGCTCTTCCTCGTCTTCCCCCATATCTTCCTTCAAAA ACACTAGAGCTTCTGGCTGAAGTAGCTGTTCTGGAAGAAGAAGTGGTTCGGCTTGAAGAACAGGTGGTGAACTTCCGGCAAGGCCTCTATCAGGAGGCCATCTACATCTCATCCTCCAAGAAAACCAAGGAAAGCACATCTGATTCATATTGTGATCCAAACCAATGTCAGAATTCCAAAACGATGGAGCAGGTGAAAAATTGTGCCCACCTAGCTAATTCTGAAACTGCGAACATCAGCAAGACTTTGGTCTCGATGAGGTGGTCTTCGGATGCAGATGCAAATGCACCTTCCTCTAATCGGTTCGTCAATGGCAAGCGCATGCCCAAGAAACCAAATTCTTGTTTGGCCTTGCTGGaggatcatcatggaaaagagAATCATTTGAATACCTATGCTGCTGGGAATTGCAAGCAATCACcagtgaaaagagtttcaaaaatgCGAATGGTTGCACCGCTCGAAAAGCACCCAGATGTTAAG CCAGGGTGCCAAGTAATGAATAGAGGAGTGGAAGAGAGATTTTGTGGTGCTTCAGATGAAGCGAATGAGTCCAGCGGCCCAAACAAATTGTCTGAGGATGTCCTGAAGTGTCTTGTAAGTATTTTCTCACGGACGAGTTCACCAAAGAATGCAGTGGAAGAGCTGGAGATGTCTCCATCTGTTTCAGGTTCTTCTGAAAGTTCAGAGGACACTGGCTTTCGAGACCCTTATGGTATTTGTTTGGAGTTTGGAAGAAGGGATATCGGCCCATATAAACACTGTCGTGCAGTTGAATCAAGCTCAATTAATCCAAATGTCGTCATGAGTGCTCCATTACTTACTCGGAGGCTAAA GCTTTTACTCAGAAAGCTTGCATTTGTGGACTTGTCAGGGCTTACCCATCTACAGAAGCTTGCTTTCTGGATCAACATTTATAATTCATGCATGATGAAC GCGTTTCTAGAGCAAGGGCTACCTACTAGTCCTCAGATGGTTGTCGCACTGATGTCGAAG GCCATGATTAATGTTGGTGGCCACTTTCTCAGTGCAATGACAATCGAGCACTTCATTTTGAGGTTGCCCTATCACTCCAAACAT GCCTACTCAAAGGGATCGAAGAGTGATGACATGAACACGCGAGGCATATTTGCTTTGGAGTGGCCTGAACCCTTAGTAACATTTGCACTCTCCTGCGGCAGTTGGTCATCCCCTGCT CTGGTGCAGACTGTTTTAATTTGGCTTCTCCTGGTGGTCCCAATGTGTTTTATATTCTCTCTTTCTGCACTTCATAAAACAAAACGCAATGACAAGGGTAGTCCAAGACACTAA
- the LOC105058511 gene encoding uncharacterized protein isoform X1, with protein sequence MNTRVRMAVQGMRAPPKHVKEMEKEKKIEMQGSRLMDAGKGLNRCQSRRERKIALQQDVDKLKKKLRDEENLHRALERAFTRPLGALPRLPPYLPSKTLELLAEVAVLEEEVVRLEEQVVNFRQGLYQEAIYISSSKKTKESTSDSYCDPNQCQNSKTMEQVKNCAHLANSETANISKTLVSMRWSSDADANAPSSNRFVNGKRMPKKPNSCLALLEDHHGKENHLNTYAAGNCKQSPVKRVSKMRMVAPLEKHPDVKPGCQVMNRGVEERFCGASDEANESSGPNKLSEDVLKCLVSIFSRTSSPKNAVEELEMSPSVSGSSESSEDTGFRDPYGICLEFGRRDIGPYKHCRAVESSSINPNVVMSAPLLTRRLKLLLRKLAFVDLSGLTHLQKLAFWINIYNSCMMNAFLEQGLPTSPQMVVALMSKAMINVGGHFLSAMTIEHFILRLPYHSKHAYSKGSKSDDMNTRGIFALEWPEPLVTFALSCGSWSSPAVRVYTASQVENELETAKRDYLQAAVGVSAPNKLAIPKLLDWYLLDFAKDVESLMDWICLQLPSELRNDAVKCLEIGRRSVIPQPIQVLPYEFKFRYLFAPLKPLSASSSVSCVPPNSLN encoded by the exons atgAATACCAGAGTCCGGATGGCAGTGCAGGGCATGAGAGCTCCACCGAAGCATGTTAAA GaaatggagaaggagaagaagattgaGATGCAGGGGAGTAGATTAATGGATGCAGGGAAGGGGCTCAATCGATGCCAGTccagaagggagaggaagattgCATTGCAGCAAGAT GTTGATAAGCTAAAAAAGAAGCTTAGAGATGAAGAGAATCTCCACAGAGCTTTGGAGAGGGCTTTCACTCGACCTTTGGGTGCTCTTCCTCGTCTTCCCCCATATCTTCCTTCAAAA ACACTAGAGCTTCTGGCTGAAGTAGCTGTTCTGGAAGAAGAAGTGGTTCGGCTTGAAGAACAGGTGGTGAACTTCCGGCAAGGCCTCTATCAGGAGGCCATCTACATCTCATCCTCCAAGAAAACCAAGGAAAGCACATCTGATTCATATTGTGATCCAAACCAATGTCAGAATTCCAAAACGATGGAGCAGGTGAAAAATTGTGCCCACCTAGCTAATTCTGAAACTGCGAACATCAGCAAGACTTTGGTCTCGATGAGGTGGTCTTCGGATGCAGATGCAAATGCACCTTCCTCTAATCGGTTCGTCAATGGCAAGCGCATGCCCAAGAAACCAAATTCTTGTTTGGCCTTGCTGGaggatcatcatggaaaagagAATCATTTGAATACCTATGCTGCTGGGAATTGCAAGCAATCACcagtgaaaagagtttcaaaaatgCGAATGGTTGCACCGCTCGAAAAGCACCCAGATGTTAAG CCAGGGTGCCAAGTAATGAATAGAGGAGTGGAAGAGAGATTTTGTGGTGCTTCAGATGAAGCGAATGAGTCCAGCGGCCCAAACAAATTGTCTGAGGATGTCCTGAAGTGTCTTGTAAGTATTTTCTCACGGACGAGTTCACCAAAGAATGCAGTGGAAGAGCTGGAGATGTCTCCATCTGTTTCAGGTTCTTCTGAAAGTTCAGAGGACACTGGCTTTCGAGACCCTTATGGTATTTGTTTGGAGTTTGGAAGAAGGGATATCGGCCCATATAAACACTGTCGTGCAGTTGAATCAAGCTCAATTAATCCAAATGTCGTCATGAGTGCTCCATTACTTACTCGGAGGCTAAA GCTTTTACTCAGAAAGCTTGCATTTGTGGACTTGTCAGGGCTTACCCATCTACAGAAGCTTGCTTTCTGGATCAACATTTATAATTCATGCATGATGAAC GCGTTTCTAGAGCAAGGGCTACCTACTAGTCCTCAGATGGTTGTCGCACTGATGTCGAAG GCCATGATTAATGTTGGTGGCCACTTTCTCAGTGCAATGACAATCGAGCACTTCATTTTGAGGTTGCCCTATCACTCCAAACAT GCCTACTCAAAGGGATCGAAGAGTGATGACATGAACACGCGAGGCATATTTGCTTTGGAGTGGCCTGAACCCTTAGTAACATTTGCACTCTCCTGCGGCAGTTGGTCATCCCCTGCT GTGAGAGTTTATACTGCATCTCAAGTTGAGAATGAGTTGGAAACGGCCAAAAGGGATTACTTACAAGCAGCAGTTGGTGTATCTGCACCAAATAAGTTGGCAATTCCAAAGCTTCTGGATTGGTACCTACTCGATTTTGCGAAGGATGTGGAGTCACTGATGGACTGGATCTGTTTACAGCTACCAAGTGAATTGAGAAATGATGCAGTGAAATGCCTTGAAATAGGAAGGAGAAGTGTGATTCCACAGCCTATACAAGTCCTTCCATATGAGTTCAAATTCAGATACCTATTTGCCCCATTGAAGCCTCTCTCTGCCTCCTCATCAGTTTCATGTGTTCCACCAAATTCCTTGAACTGA
- the LOC105058510 gene encoding uncharacterized protein has product MEVLVPLQDFHFDSTTTTPYISAPSSPERFGDPFDLYCHYTSAPTSPTRAAAIYAHVNTISTNNSLRFSSSSPSSAIPFDWEEKPGTPKARSSAATTGHDSTDPFDFAFDCSGQLDKAAGMTPTLLTADELFEEGKIRPLKLPPRLQYPVMEDRSSVASSPRSPRSPKPKGLWSPLHRGRGRKGEEFDPFTAAMVEATTERGRDRAPTSPSFASSRSRKGSRSLSPLRGGGRGGFFQKCLNSPPPTTATTSTTTPKSGGSKKWRLRDLLLFRSASEGRAIGNRSKDPLRKYTLLFTSISPSLSLPVSKKNGLGGGEDPRNSSFRSVDSDGSMRRGNRSAVSAHEMHYAVNRAATEEMKKTPLPYRQNLFSCLRFNPAVNRIARGFGSSFTHGRSS; this is encoded by the coding sequence ATGGAGGTGTTAGTGCCATTGCAGGACTTCCACTTCGACAGCACGACCACCACCCCCTATATCAGTGCTCCATCGAGCCCGGAGCGCTTCGGCGACCCCTTCGACCTCTATTGCCACTACACCAGCGCTCCGACCAGCCCGACGCGCGCTGCCGCCATCTACGCCCACGTCAACACCATCTCCACCAATAATTCCCTTCGTTTTTcatcttcttccccttcttcagCAATCCCTTTTGATTGGGAGGAGAAGCCCGGCACACCGAAAGCCCGCTCCTCCGCCGCCACCACCGGTCATGACAGCACCGATCCATTCGACTTCGCCTTTGATTGCAGCGGGCAGCTCGACAAGGCTGCAGGGATGACGCCAACATTATTAACAGCTGATGAGCTCTTTGAGGAGGGGAAGATTCGTCCACTTAAGCTTCCTCCTAGGCTCCAGTATCCAGTCATGGAAGATAGAAGCAGCGTTGCCTCCTCTCCGCGATCGCCCCGATCCCCTAAGCCTAAGGGGCTTTGGTCTCCCCTCCACCGAGGGAGGGGAAGAAAGGGAGAAGAGTTCGACCCCTTCACTGCAGCGATGGTGGAAGCAACAACAGAGAGAGGGAGGGATAGAGCTCCCACCTCCCCCTCTTTTGCTTCCTCAAGAAGCAGGAAGGGGTCGAGATCACTCTCTCCCctgagaggaggaggaagaggaggattcTTTCAAAAGTGTCTGAATTCCCCTCCTCCTACCACTGCCACAACTTCCACCACCACTCCGAAGAGTGGTGGAAGCAAGAAGTGGCGGCTGAGGGACTTGCTCCTGTTCCGCAGCGCATCGGAAGGACGCGCCATCGGAAACAGGAGCAAGGACCCTCTCCGAAAGTATACATTACTATTCACATCCATCTCCCCATCTTTATCGTTACCGGTATCGAAGAAGAATGGCTTAGGTGGGGGAGAGGACCCGAGGAATTCAAGCTTCAGGTCGGTTGACAGCGATGGGTCAATGCGAAGGGGGAACCGATCGGCGGTCTCTGCACATGAGATGCACTATGCCGTGAACCGGGCTGCGACAGAGGAGATGAAGAAGACGCCGCTGCCTTACCGACAGAATCTCTTCAGCTGCCTCCGCTTCAACCCGGCTGTCAACAGGATTGCCAGGGGGTTCGGCAGCTCGTTCACCCACGGCCGATCCTCATGA